One region of Sphingomonas adhaesiva genomic DNA includes:
- a CDS encoding GNAT family N-acetyltransferase, with protein MGAGSRDDGWRVERACALAWPAREELAVGGWRVSRSGGGTRRTNSASPAGPGARLDDATIAAIRDAYAAVAQPAIVRVPTLLPGIDTRLDRHGFLPAEGPTLTIACDVLPRRGDAGVRVRAAPDAAWIAARRALSVAAGGGAQDHLAPIARLAVPTVFAATQVEGAVRSLAFAAVHDGLAIVEAVATDAGWRGRGLARRTVAALLHATAAIGARGAALRVMADNGPARALYRALGFDRHLYDYHYRRSPA; from the coding sequence ATGGGAGCGGGATCGCGCGACGACGGCTGGCGGGTGGAGCGGGCGTGCGCGCTCGCCTGGCCCGCGCGCGAGGAGCTGGCGGTCGGCGGCTGGCGCGTTTCCCGCTCGGGCGGGGGCACGCGCCGCACCAATTCCGCCTCCCCCGCCGGCCCCGGCGCGCGGCTGGACGATGCGACGATCGCCGCGATCCGCGACGCCTATGCCGCGGTCGCGCAGCCCGCGATCGTGCGGGTGCCGACGCTGCTGCCCGGGATCGACACGCGCCTCGACCGCCACGGCTTCCTGCCTGCCGAAGGGCCGACGCTGACGATCGCCTGCGACGTGTTGCCGCGGCGCGGCGACGCCGGCGTCCGCGTGCGCGCCGCGCCCGACGCCGCATGGATCGCGGCGCGGCGGGCGCTGTCGGTGGCGGCGGGCGGGGGCGCGCAGGATCACCTCGCCCCGATCGCCCGGCTGGCCGTGCCCACGGTCTTCGCCGCGACGCAGGTCGAGGGCGCGGTCCGCAGCCTCGCCTTCGCCGCGGTCCACGACGGCCTCGCGATCGTCGAGGCGGTGGCGACCGACGCAGGCTGGCGCGGACGCGGGCTGGCGCGGCGCACCGTGGCCGCGCTGCTCCATGCCACCGCGGCGATCGGCGCGCGCGGCGCCGCGCTCCGGGTCATGGCCGACAATGGTCCCGCCCGCGCGCTGTACCGCGCGCTCGGGTTCGACCGTCATCTCTACGACTATCATTATCGCAGGAGTCCCGCATGA
- a CDS encoding L,D-transpeptidase family protein has product MIRRLLLLLALLALPATADARQPLPEVHTILDVGRALGPGDYVWDEDDVPPGRARIVVDLTRRRLYVYRAGVEIGRSYIVIGPPEQPTPTGRFPILQKHADHYSSTYDGAPMPYMLRLTWGGVAIHGSPVEEDWVTHGCIGVPTAFARILYAHARKGDEVVVTRRWLPAAYD; this is encoded by the coding sequence ATGATTCGCCGCCTGCTCCTGCTCCTCGCGCTCCTTGCCCTGCCGGCGACCGCCGACGCGCGTCAGCCGCTGCCCGAGGTGCACACGATCCTGGATGTCGGGCGCGCGCTGGGGCCCGGCGACTATGTCTGGGACGAGGACGACGTGCCCCCCGGGCGGGCGCGGATCGTCGTCGACCTGACCAGGCGGCGGCTCTACGTCTATCGCGCGGGGGTGGAGATCGGGCGCTCCTACATCGTCATCGGCCCGCCCGAGCAGCCGACGCCGACCGGGCGGTTCCCGATCCTGCAGAAGCATGCCGATCATTATTCCAGCACCTACGACGGCGCGCCGATGCCCTATATGCTGCGGCTGACGTGGGGCGGGGTGGCGATCCACGGCAGCCCGGTGGAGGAGGATTGGGTGACGCACGGCTGTATCGGCGTGCCGACCGCGTTCGCCCGCATCCTCTATGCCCATGCGCGAAAGGGCGACGAGGTGGTCGTCACGCGCCGCTGGCTGCCCGCCGCCTACGACTGA
- the gntA gene encoding guanitoxin biosynthesis heme-dependent pre-guanitoxin N-hydroxylase GntA, producing the protein MPTPATPLFPWVHDAQSELEALLQSHVSDRAFPCVGAKAALARGTLHVLACDRIDSAWDDLRIHDGLLRFAAAYREAPGLFRSFAVVFEGPGDLDEAGFEAALWARLQSLSDKDAWRGQRYDPRVSPDPDDPHFSLSFGGEGFFVVGLHPHASRPARRFARPALVFNLHDQFTRLRADGRYETLREAIMTRDETLAGSRNPMLARHGEVSEASQYSGRVVDDAWRCPFHYAGGKDA; encoded by the coding sequence ATGCCAACACCCGCCACGCCGCTGTTCCCCTGGGTCCACGACGCGCAGTCGGAGCTCGAAGCGCTGCTCCAGTCGCATGTGAGCGATCGCGCCTTCCCCTGCGTCGGCGCGAAGGCGGCGCTCGCGCGCGGCACGCTCCACGTCCTCGCCTGCGACCGCATCGACAGCGCGTGGGACGACCTGCGCATCCATGACGGTCTGCTGCGCTTCGCCGCCGCCTACCGCGAGGCGCCGGGGCTGTTCCGCAGCTTCGCGGTCGTGTTCGAGGGGCCGGGCGATCTGGACGAGGCGGGGTTCGAGGCGGCGCTGTGGGCGCGACTGCAATCGCTGTCGGACAAGGATGCCTGGCGCGGCCAGCGATACGATCCGCGCGTCAGCCCCGATCCCGACGATCCGCATTTCTCGCTGAGCTTCGGGGGCGAGGGATTCTTCGTCGTCGGGCTCCACCCGCACGCCTCGCGCCCGGCGCGCCGCTTCGCGCGCCCGGCGCTGGTCTTCAACCTCCACGACCAGTTCACGCGGCTGCGCGCCGATGGCCGGTACGAAACCCTGCGCGAGGCGATCATGACGCGCGACGAGACGCTGGCGGGCTCGCGCAACCCGATGCTGGCGCGCCACGGCGAGGTGAGCGAGGCGTCGCAATATAGCGGGCGCGTGGTCGACGACGCGTGGCGCTGCCCGTTCCATTATGCCGGGGGCAAGGACGCATGA
- a CDS encoding urea carboxylase-associated family protein: MSDVVEIAPRSGAAFRLNAGQALTVIDPCGVQVSDLLAYNAADVREVISSGRTFDYAETIRLTTGHILYSSRSRPMLRIEEDTVGRHDFLLTPCSYDTFHHFYPDLPPHRGCFGNLAEALAPYGVTEDMIPTAFNCFMNVPVDGATGRLEVLPPTSVAGDRIVLRAMMDLVIGLTACSAPASNGGSFKPIHYRVE; the protein is encoded by the coding sequence ATGAGCGATGTGGTTGAGATCGCGCCCCGCAGCGGCGCCGCCTTCCGCCTGAACGCCGGGCAGGCGCTGACCGTGATCGATCCGTGCGGGGTGCAGGTGTCCGACCTGCTCGCCTACAACGCCGCGGACGTGCGCGAGGTGATCTCCTCGGGGCGGACGTTCGATTATGCCGAGACGATCCGGCTGACCACCGGGCACATCCTCTATTCCAGCCGCTCGCGCCCGATGCTGCGGATCGAGGAGGATACCGTCGGCCGGCACGACTTCCTGCTGACGCCGTGCTCCTACGATACGTTCCACCATTTCTACCCCGACCTGCCGCCGCATCGCGGCTGCTTCGGCAATCTGGCGGAGGCGCTGGCGCCGTACGGCGTGACCGAGGACATGATCCCGACCGCGTTCAACTGCTTCATGAACGTGCCGGTCGACGGTGCGACGGGGCGGCTGGAGGTGCTTCCCCCCACCAGCGTCGCGGGCGACCGCATCGTGCTGCGCGCGATGATGGACCTGGTGATCGGGCTGACCGCCTGTTCCGCGCCGGCCTCCAACGGCGGCTCGTTCAAGCCGATCCACTACCGGGTGGAGTGA
- a CDS encoding SDR family NAD(P)-dependent oxidoreductase, translating to MSGLEGRIALVTGGGRGIGRAIALRLAADGADVAVNYRRDADAAAEVVAQIEAMGRRARAYAASVDRFEECEALVRAVEADFGAVDILVNNAGIASRGQSVADTDPGELERVLRTHAMAPHFMAKLVLPKMRTRPRGDIVMISSVATLYHAPNGAPYNMGKAAMDALAWTLAKEERRHNVRTNIVAPGLTVTDMGERLARATRGVADIHDLAAQSPFGRVSTPEDVAAAVAFFVSADADYVNGQRVCLHGGG from the coding sequence CGGCGGACGCGGGATCGGGCGCGCGATCGCGCTGCGACTCGCGGCGGACGGCGCGGACGTGGCGGTGAACTATCGCCGCGATGCCGACGCCGCCGCAGAGGTGGTGGCGCAGATCGAGGCGATGGGGCGGCGCGCGCGCGCCTATGCCGCGTCGGTCGATCGGTTCGAGGAATGCGAGGCGCTGGTGCGCGCGGTCGAGGCGGACTTCGGCGCGGTCGACATCCTGGTCAACAACGCCGGGATCGCGAGTCGCGGGCAGTCGGTCGCGGATACCGATCCGGGCGAGCTGGAGCGCGTGCTGCGCACGCATGCGATGGCGCCGCACTTCATGGCAAAGCTGGTGCTGCCGAAGATGCGCACGCGCCCGCGCGGCGACATCGTGATGATCTCGTCCGTGGCGACCCTCTATCACGCGCCCAACGGCGCGCCGTACAACATGGGGAAGGCGGCGATGGACGCGCTCGCCTGGACGCTCGCCAAGGAGGAGCGGCGGCACAACGTCCGCACCAACATCGTCGCCCCCGGGCTGACCGTGACCGACATGGGCGAGCGGCTGGCCAGGGCGACCCGCGGCGTGGCGGACATCCACGACCTGGCCGCGCAATCGCCGTTCGGGCGGGTGTCGACGCCGGAGGACGTGGCGGCGGCGGTCGCCTTCTTCGTCTCGGCGGACGCGGACTATGTCAACGGGCAGCGGGTGTGCCTGCACGGCGGGGGCTAA